The following proteins are co-located in the Leptolyngbya sp. 'hensonii' genome:
- a CDS encoding murein transglycosylase A has translation MMVNIASRVVALLVTGGTIAASAPPPPMPLLPIPLDRLSAQVGIDRQIFGERGTEAPKRDRANLLLAIDHSLRYLQTPKAAAAYRQYAVQEITLDRVKRSLERFRELVQATKTPAELQVAVRREFIFYRAVGKDQRGTVAFTGYFEPVYTASRVPTPDYRYPLYQVPPDLAQWPKPHPTRLELEGADGLQSSKGRLKNLELVWLRDRFQAFLVQVQGSAQLQLPDGSRMTVGYAGRTEQPYTGVGRQLVQDGKLKLEELTLPNVIRYFQTHPAEMDVYLPRNRSFVFFTETKGAPATGSLGVPVTAERSIATDKSIMPPGALALIDTRLPYRLPNGKLGLRPVNRFVLDQDTGGAIVGPGRVDIFMGTGPEAGDRAGLINVTGQLYYLLLNEPKKSGR, from the coding sequence ATGATGGTGAACATTGCCAGTAGGGTCGTTGCTCTGCTGGTTACAGGGGGCACGATCGCAGCTTCGGCCCCGCCTCCTCCCATGCCTCTCCTCCCCATTCCCTTGGATCGGTTGTCAGCCCAGGTTGGGATCGACAGACAGATTTTTGGTGAGCGAGGGACCGAGGCTCCGAAGAGAGATCGGGCCAATTTGCTGCTAGCCATTGACCACAGTCTGCGCTATCTTCAGACCCCTAAAGCAGCAGCAGCCTATCGCCAATATGCAGTCCAGGAAATCACCCTCGATCGGGTAAAGCGGAGCCTGGAGCGCTTTCGAGAGTTGGTACAGGCCACAAAAACCCCCGCTGAGTTGCAGGTTGCCGTTCGGCGGGAGTTTATCTTCTATCGGGCCGTTGGCAAAGATCAGCGGGGCACTGTTGCGTTCACGGGCTACTTTGAACCCGTCTATACCGCCAGCCGGGTACCCACGCCAGACTATCGCTACCCGCTCTACCAAGTTCCCCCAGACTTGGCCCAATGGCCCAAACCCCATCCTACCCGCTTAGAGTTAGAAGGGGCAGATGGGTTGCAGAGTTCCAAAGGGCGGCTGAAGAATCTGGAATTGGTGTGGCTCCGCGATCGCTTCCAGGCTTTTCTGGTCCAGGTCCAGGGCTCTGCCCAACTCCAGCTACCCGATGGCAGCCGGATGACCGTCGGCTACGCTGGACGGACAGAACAGCCCTATACTGGCGTGGGACGACAACTGGTCCAGGATGGCAAGCTAAAACTGGAGGAGTTGACCTTGCCCAATGTGATCCGCTATTTCCAGACCCATCCTGCAGAGATGGATGTCTATTTACCCCGCAACCGCAGTTTTGTTTTTTTCACAGAAACGAAGGGAGCTCCAGCAACAGGTAGCCTGGGCGTACCTGTTACAGCGGAGCGATCGATCGCCACCGACAAGTCAATTATGCCCCCTGGGGCCTTGGCCCTGATCGATACCCGTTTACCTTACCGTCTACCCAATGGGAAATTGGGATTACGTCCAGTCAACCGGTTTGTGCTTGATCAGGATACCGGCGGAGCCATCGTGGGGCCTGGTCGGGTAGATATCTTTATGGGCACGGGACCGGAAGCGGGCGATCGGGCTGGCTTAATCAATGTCACTGGGCAACTGTACTATTTGTTGCTGAACGAACCCAAAAAGAGTGGAAGGTAG
- a CDS encoding cation:proton antiporter: MEASLQITLQMVMTVIAGIGAQVLAEWLKVPSIVFLLLFGILLGSDGLNVLHPNLLGSGLEVIVALSVAVILFEGGLNLELRDLGRVSGSLRNLVTIGTLITLLGGGMAAHWLGEFPWSISFLYASLVVVTGPTVISPLLKQVPVDRRVAALLEGEGVLIDPVGAILAVVVLNIILNEDADLLSVAEGLVFRLGIGVVVGILGGWLLGVIVKLAQFLSDELKNLVVLAGLWGLFGLAQSIRSEAGLMATVVAGLVIRPSSDSEQRLLRRFKGQLTLLAVSVLFILLAADLSLASIVALGWGSLATVLVLMFVVRPINVWVCTWNSGMNWRQKLFLSWIAPRGIVSASVASLFAILLTERGFNGGASIKALVFLTIILTVSLHGLTARWLANWLQLSSQQATGAVIIGCNPLSVLIGRLFRERGESIVLIDTDPESGTLAEQENLPVYISSGLDIDTLEQAGLASAGTFLAMTNNGEVNLVLAQRAAEEFGPPRVLAVFPRDPQASSTGNNRVSQAFIPQLPIKTWNQYLTDRAVKLGETIFREEEMATQQTHLQNLMESGELLPLLVEREGHLQVASTTEEWQPDDRLIYLLHDPKPNLIKLLSGSIQPRLTLEKLPEVEMVTVTSEPEAIAQEEQPEPEPESL, encoded by the coding sequence ATGGAAGCATCCCTCCAGATCACCTTGCAGATGGTAATGACCGTCATCGCAGGAATTGGTGCTCAGGTACTGGCCGAGTGGCTGAAAGTTCCGAGCATCGTTTTCCTGTTGCTGTTTGGTATTCTGCTGGGGTCGGATGGGCTGAATGTGCTGCACCCCAATCTGCTCGGCAGCGGGTTAGAGGTTATTGTGGCCCTATCGGTAGCAGTAATTCTGTTTGAGGGAGGACTCAACCTGGAACTGCGGGATCTGGGCCGAGTCTCAGGCAGTCTGCGGAATCTGGTCACGATTGGCACCCTGATCACACTCCTGGGAGGAGGCATGGCCGCTCACTGGTTGGGCGAGTTTCCCTGGTCGATTTCTTTTCTCTACGCCTCACTGGTGGTGGTCACTGGCCCCACTGTCATCAGCCCTTTGCTGAAACAGGTTCCCGTCGATCGGCGGGTCGCAGCCTTGCTGGAAGGGGAAGGGGTCCTGATCGATCCTGTGGGAGCCATTCTGGCTGTAGTCGTCCTTAACATTATTCTGAACGAAGATGCAGACTTACTCTCTGTCGCTGAAGGGCTGGTTTTCCGGTTAGGGATTGGGGTCGTGGTGGGCATCCTGGGCGGCTGGCTCCTAGGGGTAATCGTCAAACTGGCCCAGTTTCTATCCGATGAACTGAAAAACCTGGTGGTTCTGGCTGGTCTCTGGGGCCTGTTTGGCCTGGCCCAGAGCATTCGGAGTGAAGCCGGTTTAATGGCAACCGTGGTAGCCGGTCTAGTCATCCGGCCCTCTTCCGATTCAGAGCAACGATTGCTGCGACGATTTAAAGGGCAGCTCACCCTCCTGGCCGTTTCCGTGTTGTTTATTCTGCTGGCGGCTGACCTTTCCCTGGCCAGTATTGTGGCTTTGGGTTGGGGCAGTCTGGCTACGGTTTTAGTCTTAATGTTCGTCGTCCGCCCGATTAATGTCTGGGTTTGCACCTGGAATAGTGGCATGAACTGGCGGCAGAAACTCTTCCTGTCCTGGATCGCCCCCCGAGGCATTGTGTCAGCCTCTGTTGCTTCTTTGTTCGCAATTTTACTAACCGAACGGGGGTTCAATGGTGGGGCCTCGATCAAGGCACTCGTCTTCCTGACCATCATTCTGACAGTCTCCCTGCACGGCCTCACAGCTCGCTGGCTGGCAAACTGGCTACAGTTGAGTTCCCAGCAAGCAACCGGTGCCGTGATTATTGGCTGCAATCCGCTCAGTGTTTTGATTGGACGGTTATTTCGAGAACGGGGAGAATCGATCGTCCTGATTGACACCGACCCCGAGTCTGGAACACTGGCGGAACAGGAAAACTTGCCCGTTTATATCAGCAGTGGTCTGGACATTGATACCCTGGAGCAGGCTGGTCTGGCTTCAGCCGGAACTTTCCTGGCCATGACTAATAACGGAGAGGTCAATCTGGTTCTGGCTCAGCGGGCTGCAGAGGAGTTTGGTCCACCTCGGGTTCTGGCCGTCTTCCCCCGAGATCCCCAAGCCAGTTCAACGGGCAATAATCGGGTCAGCCAAGCCTTCATTCCCCAACTCCCGATTAAAACCTGGAATCAATACCTCACGGATCGGGCCGTCAAATTGGGAGAGACCATCTTTCGGGAAGAAGAAATGGCCACCCAGCAAACCCATCTCCAAAACCTGATGGAGTCGGGGGAGCTTCTCCCCCTGCTAGTGGAACGGGAGGGGCATTTACAGGTGGCTTCCACCACTGAGGAATGGCAGCCGGACGATCGTCTGATCTACCTGCTCCATGATCCCAAGCCTAATCTGATTAAACTGCTCTCCGGGTCTATTCAACCCCGGCTGACCCTGGAAAAATTGCCCGAGGTCGAAATGGTGACGGTTACCTCTGAGCCTGAGGCTATAGCGCAGGAAGAACAGCCGGAGCCAGAACCTGAATCCCTTTAG
- a CDS encoding RnfABCDGE type electron transport complex subunit D, whose amino-acid sequence MAHSPDRSSPIMLKDARDYQILSLSLFLFLGIATRDWTLRPDLIGVILATCLLTQWLTVQISTFGLRWWTQYFWGTRGGSESSGGVEGNSQETPQGLPHASMPSLRSALITGLGLCLLLRADHWTTVAIAAALAILSKFLFRIQGKHFFNPANFGMITVLLLTSDAWVSPGQWGEEWWYGLLFAGLGGMVLQRVGRWDTTAAFLGAYAILEAGRNFWLGWTWDVYLHKLMSGSLLLFALFMVTDPRSIPNARTARIIWALCIAGLTFVLRNQFYVSTAILWALFALSPLTLLLDRLWAAPQFSWGTSPKKHPIDTELSTV is encoded by the coding sequence ATGGCTCATAGCCCCGATCGCTCTTCCCCCATCATGCTGAAAGACGCCAGAGATTATCAAATTCTGTCTCTCTCTCTATTCCTATTTTTGGGAATCGCAACCAGAGACTGGACCCTGCGGCCCGATCTAATCGGAGTCATTCTGGCAACTTGTCTGCTAACTCAGTGGCTGACCGTCCAGATCTCGACTTTTGGACTCCGCTGGTGGACCCAGTACTTCTGGGGAACCAGGGGTGGGTCAGAGTCTTCTGGAGGAGTCGAGGGCAACTCGCAAGAGACCCCGCAAGGGTTACCTCATGCCAGCATGCCCTCCCTGCGGAGTGCCCTGATCACGGGCCTGGGACTCTGCCTGTTGCTACGGGCTGATCATTGGACTACGGTGGCGATCGCGGCTGCTCTGGCCATTCTGAGCAAGTTTCTATTCCGGATCCAGGGTAAGCACTTTTTTAATCCAGCCAACTTTGGCATGATCACGGTCCTGCTCCTGACCTCTGATGCCTGGGTGTCTCCCGGCCAGTGGGGCGAGGAATGGTGGTACGGATTGCTATTTGCCGGACTGGGGGGGATGGTTCTGCAACGGGTCGGACGCTGGGACACGACAGCGGCCTTCCTGGGGGCTTACGCGATCCTGGAAGCTGGTCGCAATTTCTGGTTGGGATGGACCTGGGATGTTTACCTTCACAAGCTGATGAGTGGCTCCCTGCTCCTGTTTGCCCTGTTTATGGTGACAGATCCCCGATCGATTCCCAATGCCAGAACTGCCCGCATTATTTGGGCCTTATGCATCGCTGGGCTTACCTTTGTGTTACGTAATCAGTTTTATGTTTCTACCGCAATTCTGTGGGCTTTGTTTGCCCTTTCTCCGCTGACCCTGCTGCTGGATCGTCTCTGGGCAGCTCCCCAATTTTCCTGGGGAACATCACCTAAAAAGCATCCCATCGATACAGAGTTATCAACTGTTTAG
- a CDS encoding rhodanese-like domain-containing protein encodes MTSGRKLAIQEIPDLTAGALMQLMAQQPEAVLLIDVRYLDEYRVAHLPNANQVGFPALQKGNGIGQIKEFFDQQQRQCSQTPCQIVVYCTAGVRSARAVSLLRQAGLPAINLRGGLRAWESRYAPAKGIQVLAPAVLPAL; translated from the coding sequence TTGACATCGGGCCGAAAGCTAGCCATACAGGAGATTCCTGATCTTACTGCTGGGGCTCTGATGCAATTAATGGCGCAACAGCCTGAAGCGGTTTTGTTGATTGATGTCCGTTATTTGGATGAGTACCGGGTCGCTCACCTGCCCAATGCCAACCAAGTTGGGTTTCCTGCTCTTCAGAAAGGGAATGGGATTGGCCAGATTAAAGAATTCTTCGATCAGCAACAGCGTCAGTGCTCCCAGACTCCCTGCCAGATAGTGGTCTATTGTACGGCTGGGGTGCGTTCTGCCAGAGCTGTGTCGTTGCTGCGTCAGGCTGGGCTGCCTGCAATTAACCTGCGGGGAGGGCTGCGAGCCTGGGAAAGTCGCTATGCTCCTGCTAAAGGGATTCAGGTTCTGGCTCCGGCTGTTCTTCCTGCGCTATAG
- a CDS encoding FHA domain-containing protein: MNPQPDAVSNYRGIASDSPLSEDNPPAAQWRELEPSTPASPDLEADSPSELTGYASTVEIDVSAEDLSALDPQARSSVQLNYIQGVVQGQHAYLITNLLDGESQTLLQPQMVWTMGRNRQVALPLPDKGLSRRHAAIQYVRRQGFYLIDLDSMNGCYINSIRIKRAHPLSDGDQIQLGHTTFTFFISRRYKNLDPIPTDELTQLQGFG; the protein is encoded by the coding sequence ATGAACCCACAACCTGATGCTGTCAGCAACTACCGAGGAATAGCCAGCGACTCCCCCTTATCGGAAGATAATCCCCCTGCAGCCCAGTGGCGGGAACTGGAGCCCTCCACGCCTGCTTCCCCTGATCTAGAGGCTGACAGTCCAAGTGAGCTGACTGGTTACGCTTCAACCGTCGAAATTGATGTCAGTGCTGAGGACCTGAGTGCCCTTGATCCCCAGGCTCGTTCATCAGTGCAGCTCAACTATATCCAGGGGGTTGTTCAGGGGCAGCATGCCTACCTAATCACCAACCTGCTTGATGGAGAATCCCAAACCCTGCTGCAGCCTCAGATGGTTTGGACCATGGGACGAAATCGTCAAGTTGCCTTACCCTTGCCCGATAAAGGGCTCTCCCGGCGACATGCTGCCATTCAGTATGTGCGACGGCAGGGATTTTACCTGATTGATCTGGATAGCATGAATGGATGTTACATCAATAGCATTCGAATTAAGCGGGCCCATCCCCTGAGCGATGGCGATCAGATTCAACTGGGCCATACGACTTTCACCTTTTTTATTAGCCGTCGCTACAAAAATCTGGACCCGATCCCAACCGACGAGCTTACCCAACTGCAAGGATTTGGATAA
- a CDS encoding GAF domain-containing protein, which translates to MVQQKEPTVHEKQLVALGRTLQILREEQNVDALIETVLVYLQDEFDYSLVWLGLYDRVEHRLFGKGGMTPTGDTTFLKQRFVLAPGDLLEQVVIQQRPVAVPSLREETRAGEWRKAAQKFNVQGTLLFPIRHRDRCFGVALLGTNLWGTSPRAEEKARLSIILGELGAALYHIDMEWQREQAKRPDEPLLSLLDRLRALPNLTQRLEVVVEETHRFVSPSRTNIYWFERERRYFWRRVGNRQRSGGLGDVSSQASGITIQEVNAFYQALAADQVVSIGEAHSSLKADITGRLMQQIKARSLIASPILFQGELLGFLAVEGTEARIWQEEEKNYVRGAAQLVALVAPLAEMEETIQQVKMDQALTAEVSHAIYSDEDWRGTLQNCAEKLCERLKAERFLVLLYDKDHNKFEITHQSQPSNRRSINSPLDRINEVDWQMLERSQEPVGIENLDEDLRLLAWRNTFLELGIKSLIICHTTIGRPLEGLVILCHEATRSWSQSEREIIRVVSQQIGLILHQWQLQRQNEQQQKIQQTVQWSLKTIQQINQLDRLEAAALQHMAQILQVPTVALLSWAPGRPSGRVTVPVMANEQYAIRADASVSIHLDALAKLALQTDGILPLQVGDLSPETRYWIPGPAIGQLLVAPLRTGPEHVPTGIVIIVDQRDRLWTDRHLTALDILVSQLAWFRRYLTLTESLHIQQERLERLNWYKHGRLEETYRSLTIGLKRLNESLNQHQATLGNQPYQALRQISDALNPLALLLKDEQWRLRAYQETAPLAGFLKRALERVEGLIKQRQLWSQVHNNEGNLSLSGDIAKIELIVHEVLVAACYRCQPGGRLDIWCRLIDPRWLEISITDNGMIEPLLASELQSGRVADLLAPSTLDQPPGLHLLICQTLMKQMGSEFGIYKLDDGRILSRLVLPLATAQPPGRAAGYSSSG; encoded by the coding sequence ATGGTTCAGCAAAAAGAGCCGACTGTGCATGAAAAACAACTCGTGGCATTGGGACGAACCCTGCAAATATTACGCGAGGAGCAAAATGTTGATGCTCTGATCGAAACTGTGCTGGTTTATCTCCAGGACGAGTTTGACTATAGTCTGGTTTGGCTGGGCCTTTACGATCGGGTCGAACATCGCCTGTTTGGCAAAGGGGGCATGACACCCACCGGAGATACAACATTTCTCAAACAGCGGTTTGTCCTGGCTCCCGGAGACTTACTGGAGCAGGTTGTGATCCAGCAACGTCCGGTTGCCGTTCCCAGTTTGCGGGAAGAAACCAGAGCTGGAGAATGGCGCAAAGCCGCTCAAAAATTTAATGTCCAGGGCACGTTGTTGTTTCCGATTCGTCACCGCGATCGATGTTTTGGGGTGGCCTTGCTCGGCACAAACCTGTGGGGCACTTCTCCCCGGGCTGAAGAAAAAGCCCGCCTCTCGATCATTCTGGGAGAGTTGGGGGCAGCCCTCTATCATATCGACATGGAATGGCAACGGGAGCAGGCCAAGCGGCCCGATGAACCCCTGCTCTCTCTGTTAGACCGCTTGCGAGCACTCCCCAATCTGACTCAACGGCTGGAAGTGGTTGTGGAGGAAACCCATCGGTTTGTTTCCCCTTCCCGCACTAATATTTACTGGTTCGAGCGGGAACGTCGTTACTTCTGGCGACGGGTGGGCAATCGACAACGCTCCGGAGGGCTTGGAGATGTCAGCAGTCAGGCTTCCGGCATTACCATCCAGGAAGTTAACGCCTTTTATCAAGCATTGGCTGCCGACCAGGTCGTATCGATCGGGGAAGCCCACAGTTCTCTGAAAGCCGATATTACTGGGCGGTTGATGCAGCAGATCAAGGCCCGATCTCTGATTGCCTCTCCTATTCTGTTTCAGGGCGAGCTGCTTGGCTTCCTGGCCGTGGAAGGAACCGAAGCCCGCATTTGGCAGGAAGAAGAAAAAAACTACGTGCGGGGAGCGGCCCAATTGGTTGCCCTGGTTGCTCCTCTGGCAGAGATGGAGGAAACCATTCAGCAGGTAAAAATGGATCAGGCTCTGACTGCAGAGGTGAGCCATGCGATCTACAGCGATGAGGATTGGAGAGGAACTCTACAGAACTGTGCAGAGAAATTGTGCGAGCGCCTGAAAGCAGAACGGTTCCTGGTCTTGCTCTACGACAAAGATCACAACAAGTTTGAGATCACCCACCAAAGCCAGCCTTCTAACCGGCGCTCCATCAATTCTCCACTGGATCGCATCAATGAAGTGGACTGGCAAATGCTGGAACGCAGTCAGGAACCCGTCGGCATTGAGAACTTAGATGAAGACTTAAGGCTACTGGCTTGGCGAAACACGTTTCTGGAGTTAGGGATCAAGTCCCTGATTATCTGTCACACCACCATCGGGCGTCCCCTGGAAGGGTTAGTCATTTTGTGCCATGAAGCAACCCGCAGTTGGAGCCAGTCAGAGCGGGAAATTATTCGTGTTGTCAGTCAGCAAATCGGCCTCATTCTCCACCAGTGGCAACTGCAACGGCAAAACGAGCAGCAGCAAAAGATCCAACAAACAGTGCAGTGGAGCCTAAAAACCATCCAGCAGATTAATCAACTGGATCGGTTGGAGGCTGCTGCCCTGCAACACATGGCCCAGATCTTGCAGGTTCCTACGGTAGCCCTACTTTCCTGGGCACCAGGACGGCCTTCTGGAAGGGTCACAGTGCCCGTGATGGCCAACGAACAATATGCCATTCGGGCCGATGCATCCGTTTCGATTCATCTCGATGCGCTGGCTAAATTGGCTCTCCAAACCGATGGCATCCTCCCCCTACAAGTGGGAGATCTGTCACCAGAAACCCGCTATTGGATCCCAGGCCCTGCGATCGGTCAACTCCTGGTTGCGCCATTGCGGACAGGTCCAGAACACGTCCCTACCGGAATTGTGATTATCGTTGATCAGCGCGATCGGCTGTGGACCGATCGCCACCTGACTGCTCTAGATATCCTGGTCAGTCAACTGGCCTGGTTCCGCCGCTACCTTACCCTCACCGAGTCGCTTCACATCCAGCAGGAACGTCTGGAGCGGCTTAACTGGTACAAGCACGGGCGACTAGAGGAAACCTATCGTTCCCTGACTATAGGGCTCAAGCGCCTGAATGAGTCTCTGAACCAGCACCAGGCTACCCTGGGCAACCAGCCTTACCAAGCTCTGCGCCAAATCAGCGATGCGCTTAATCCCCTCGCCCTGCTCCTGAAGGATGAGCAGTGGCGATTGCGTGCCTACCAGGAAACTGCTCCCCTGGCAGGGTTTCTGAAACGGGCACTGGAACGGGTGGAAGGTTTAATCAAACAACGGCAACTCTGGTCCCAGGTACATAACAATGAAGGCAACCTGAGCCTCAGCGGCGACATTGCCAAGATCGAGCTGATCGTCCATGAAGTCCTGGTTGCAGCCTGTTACCGCTGCCAGCCCGGAGGTCGGCTTGACATTTGGTGTCGTCTGATTGACCCACGCTGGCTAGAAATTTCTATCACCGACAATGGGATGATTGAGCCCTTGTTGGCATCTGAACTGCAATCCGGTCGAGTCGCTGATTTGCTCGCCCCTTCAACTTTAGACCAGCCTCCTGGCCTGCATCTGCTGATTTGCCAGACATTGATGAAGCAGATGGGCAGTGAGTTCGGCATCTACAAGCTAGACGACGGACGCATTCTTAGTCGATTAGTTCTGCCCCTGGCAACCGCCCAACCTCCGGGGCGGGCAGCGGGATATTCATCCAGTGGCTAA
- the dtd gene encoding D-aminoacyl-tRNA deacylase yields the protein MRVVIQRVKSSSVEVNGQIIGRIGTGLNLLVGIARTDTETELDWMARKCLELRLFPNGEIGRFDQSVLEKGGELLVVSQFTLYGDCRKGRRPSFDQAAAPDKAEHLYELFVAKLRQSGLRVETGQFGAMMQVTIDNDGPVTLLLEREASDPENRKS from the coding sequence ATGCGCGTTGTCATTCAACGAGTCAAATCCTCATCGGTTGAGGTGAATGGGCAGATCATTGGCAGGATCGGAACCGGCCTTAATCTCTTAGTCGGCATTGCCCGCACAGACACAGAGACAGAACTGGACTGGATGGCTCGGAAATGTCTGGAGTTGCGCCTATTTCCCAACGGAGAAATCGGACGCTTCGACCAATCCGTGCTGGAAAAGGGGGGTGAGTTACTGGTAGTCAGTCAATTCACCCTATATGGAGATTGCCGCAAAGGTCGTCGCCCTTCTTTTGATCAGGCCGCTGCACCAGACAAGGCAGAACACCTGTATGAGTTGTTTGTGGCCAAGCTGCGCCAGAGTGGACTGAGGGTTGAAACAGGTCAGTTTGGAGCCATGATGCAAGTCACGATCGACAATGATGGGCCAGTCACCCTCCTTCTGGAGCGGGAGGCCTCTGACCCAGAGAACAGGAAATCCTGA
- a CDS encoding DUF2330 domain-containing protein yields the protein MKPVRLLLTCLLAIVAVLWFAPSAWAFCGFYVSKADTKLYNQASQVIIARDGKRTLLTMANDYQGEVKDFAIVVPVPVLLQKEQIHIGDPKIIERLDAFSAPRLVEYFDPNPCTPPMLYNGAPVPSSLPAESAKDRQQRNENTLGVTIEARYTVGEYDILILGAKESDGLETWLRQNGYRIPDGASRLLQPYIRQKMKFFVAKVNLGEFEKTGFQSLRPLQMAYESPKFMLPIRLGMVNAQAEQDLIAYVLSPKGQTEVTNYRTVKIPSDSEIPLYVKDEFGDFYKSMFKTAYNREAKKVAFMEYTWDMASCDPCSAEPLTQEELRKAGVFWLNPNTYNPVFITRLHVRYTRDKFPEDLMFQETSNREFFQGRYVLRHPFTGEMNCPAGREYQRALVKRSEEQVQTLARLTGWNVSEIRKKAKLEPEKSVPWWRNVWPQ from the coding sequence ATGAAACCAGTCCGTCTCTTGCTGACCTGTTTGCTCGCTATAGTTGCTGTTCTCTGGTTTGCTCCATCAGCCTGGGCATTCTGTGGCTTCTATGTCTCTAAAGCAGATACCAAGCTATACAACCAGGCTTCACAGGTGATCATTGCTCGGGATGGCAAGCGTACGCTGCTGACCATGGCCAACGATTACCAGGGAGAGGTGAAAGACTTTGCGATCGTCGTGCCTGTCCCTGTCCTCCTGCAGAAAGAGCAAATCCACATTGGCGATCCAAAGATTATTGAGCGCCTCGATGCCTTCAGTGCCCCCCGCCTGGTGGAATACTTTGACCCCAACCCCTGTACTCCACCGATGCTCTATAATGGCGCTCCAGTTCCCTCATCTCTGCCTGCAGAATCTGCCAAGGATCGGCAACAGCGGAATGAGAATACTCTGGGCGTCACGATTGAAGCTCGCTACACCGTAGGGGAGTACGATATTTTGATCCTGGGGGCTAAAGAGTCAGATGGGCTGGAAACCTGGTTAAGGCAGAATGGCTACCGCATCCCGGATGGGGCCAGTCGGTTATTGCAGCCTTATATCCGGCAAAAGATGAAGTTTTTCGTGGCTAAGGTCAATCTGGGTGAATTTGAGAAAACAGGCTTCCAATCCCTGCGCCCTCTACAAATGGCCTATGAATCTCCTAAATTCATGCTGCCGATCCGACTGGGGATGGTCAATGCTCAGGCAGAACAGGATCTGATCGCCTACGTTCTTTCCCCAAAAGGCCAAACCGAAGTCACCAACTATCGCACCGTAAAAATTCCTTCAGACTCAGAAATCCCCCTGTATGTCAAGGATGAATTTGGGGACTTCTACAAGTCGATGTTTAAGACCGCTTACAATCGGGAGGCAAAGAAAGTAGCCTTCATGGAATACACCTGGGATATGGCCAGTTGCGACCCTTGTTCTGCAGAACCGTTGACCCAGGAAGAATTACGGAAAGCAGGGGTTTTCTGGCTCAACCCCAACACCTACAACCCTGTTTTCATCACCCGGTTGCATGTTCGCTATACCCGAGATAAATTTCCAGAGGATTTAATGTTCCAGGAAACCTCGAATCGAGAGTTTTTCCAGGGACGCTACGTTTTGCGCCACCCATTCACCGGGGAGATGAACTGCCCAGCCGGTCGAGAGTATCAACGAGCGCTGGTAAAACGATCGGAAGAGCAGGTTCAAACCCTGGCCCGGTTGACAGGCTGGAATGTGTCTGAAATCCGTAAAAAGGCAAAACTGGAACCGGAAAAGTCGGTTCCCTGGTGGCGAAATGTGTGGCCGCAATAA